A window of the Cicer arietinum cultivar CDC Frontier isolate Library 1 chromosome 6, Cicar.CDCFrontier_v2.0, whole genome shotgun sequence genome harbors these coding sequences:
- the LOC101494349 gene encoding S-protein homolog 2-like — translation MIVFVSFDKGTFAFESREDFSINPKVHVVITNGLDAPTTSKNITVHCKSKDDDLGFHTLMFGESWDFTFRPLVFPRWQETLFFCSFTWPKDPLLHYLDVYNQKKDECIECLWKITSKGGCKYNSNLKKYDVCVPWKSVQVVGANNSSKI, via the coding sequence ATGATTGTCTTTGTGTCGTTCGACAAAGGAACATTTGCATTTGAGTCTAGAGAGGATTTTAGTATTAATCCAAAGGTACACGTTGTAATTACGAACGGATTAGATGCACCAACAACTTCCAAAAATATCACTGTTCATTGCAAATCTAAAGATGACGATCTTGGATTTCACACACTCATGTTTGGAGAATCTTGGGATTTTACATTTAGGCCACTAGTATTTCCACGTTGGCAAGAGACGTTATTCTTCTGCAGCTTTACATGGCCTAAAGATCCCCTCCTTCATTATCTTGATGTTTACAATCAAAAAAAAGATGAATGCATCGAGTGCTTATGGAAAATTACGTCAAAAGGTGGTTGTAAGTATAACTCAAATTTGAAAAAGTATGATGTGTGCGTTCCTTGGAAAAGTGTTCAAGTAGTTGGGGCAAACAATTCTTCCAAAATTTAA